A section of the Triticum dicoccoides isolate Atlit2015 ecotype Zavitan chromosome 7A, WEW_v2.0, whole genome shotgun sequence genome encodes:
- the LOC119331168 gene encoding uncharacterized protein LOC119331168, with product MSTNGVEINGISAASGARSTSVLPLESQDSMSIPNDVFAAAGCARPHVDAVVGEVCSEATSGWTRRVRVGKAPEEREMNPNRISALELSVRAYTEKRDGPVVYPSIGTSFDSLDEAYEFYNLYSWECGFGVRLAKSRLNVERKRCMQEIVCACAGKPLRENSRSARCGCNAMIRLLRSNDKGWYIAEHKDDHNHPLSLMCGQKCRGT from the exons ATGTCTACCAATGGTGTCGAGATTAATGG GATTTCTGCTGCGTCCGGTGCGAGGAGCACTTCCGTCTTGCCATTGGAGTCCCAGGATTCCATGAGCATCCCAAACGACGTGTTCGCTGCCGCCGGTTGTGCTCGGCCGCATGTGGATGCAGTGGTGGGCGAGGTGTGCTCTGAAGCCACCAGCGGCTGGACGCGCAG GGTCAGGGTGGGTAAAGCTCCCGAGGAGAGGGAGATGAATCCAAACAGGATTTCAGCTCTGGAATTGTCTGTCCGTGCTTATACAGAGAAGAGGGATGGACCTGTTGTGTACCCAAGCATTGGTACAAGCTTTGACTCCTTGGACGAAGCTTATGAATTCTATAATCTGTATTCGTGGGAGTGCGGATTTGGTGTTAGACTTGCCAAGAGCAGATTGAATGTTGAAAGGAAGAGATGCATGCAAGAGATTGTGTGTGCTTGTGCG GGGAAACCATTGAGGGAAAACAGCCGCTCGGCCAGATGCGGATGCAATGCTATGATCAGGTTGCTGCGGTCAAATGACAAGGGGTGGTACATAGCAGAACACAAAGATGACCATAACCACCCGTTGTCATTGATGTGTGGACAGAAAtgtaggggaacatag